gaactgcattgttggttatgaaaatatttactaaataaaataaaaaagtagcaCAATAAATGTACATAACACTAACGAGGCTAttggggtaccgagtcaatgtgcggggttactgtgacatcaataagggattatagcctTCATGTAGATTCACATGGtcagttcctaatgttttgtactctcagtgtaCATGGCCCTTTCTCTTACCTTGCAGACCTTTAGGCAGGTCCATTGTCTTCACTAGCTCCTCTGCGATGTCAAATGCATTGAGACCACCAAGCTTCTTCTCCCAGAAAAGCTGTGGACAAAACAAATGCACATTAATTTAGATTTGGTATCTCATTAGTCAAAATAACCTTCAGGAAGAAAAGCATATAACCCAATGTAACTGCAGTTTCACCATACAGGCTAATGGCTGTGTTTACCTGTTTTGGCTGGTCCACGGCTTTCTGTGGATCGGTCTTGACTTTGTTGCTGGGGTGGTTGGTAACCTTGGTGACAGGCTGCTTAAAGATGGAAGCAGTCTGTCTGACGGGAAGTGAGGTGTTCAGGTCTGGCTTGCCCTGGAAGACACGCACAAAGAAACAGCTGACAGTGACAACCAACACTACGTAGCCATAGAGATGTTCCTCAAATACTAGATAACGCTAGATATATGTCAGTTATCCTTTGCACCTGGGGAAAGCCTTGAAACACGGTTTTCAGCATTCTAATTTCTAACTGCTGGTTTGACAGCAAATAAGTGTTAAGTCATTTAGAAGAGTGTGTCCAACGTGTATAGAAATATTAATTTCAGGAAACAACCCTCTCACCTTGGTCTGATTGTTGTTGTCATAGCGCAGCCTCTGCCTGTTCTTGTTCAGTTTACTCATGAGCATCTTCCCCGTGCGGAAGTCGAATGAGCTGAGGTCCATCTGGTTGCCAAGGTAACGAGCCAGCTGAGGCTTGCTCCGAAACTTCTTCCCGGTTGGACTAGGAGAGGTAAAGGACAACAAACCACAGTGTGAGGATATGGACAACTGACCAGAGGATAGCAAGAAGAGAAAAGTAGCAAGATAGATCAGGAAAGCAACAAACAATCTGCAACAAACACATTTGATGCTGCAAATAAACTGTAGACATGAGAAAATGTGAAACAATCATGCAAGAGCCAACACCGCAAAGGAGACTACAGACGGATGAACTATTCACAGATATCTGATTTTTCATGTATAATGGTATGGAATCAGAGTGTGAACAATGAGTCTTCGCATTAGCATTTCATTAATTTATTTAACAATACATATTTTTATGACGATTTAATGTGTATAGCTAATTGTAATAAACTATTTAAGCAGTATAATAAGTTTTAATATATTGCAGCATATTCCCAAATGTATAACCAATTCGCCATTCAAATTATAGACCTTAGAGTTTAAGATGGCTTAACTGATCTAACTTATATGTTCAATAAGGAGTAGTAGGGATCAACTATTGGGATACAAAGTAACAGGGTGATCAAGTGCAATACATTTTGCAACATTTCCTAAAGTTCAATTGGAAACATTGTTTCAGAGTTAATGTTCACTGGTCCTAGACAAAGTGGGCAGAACGGCAGGCCCAATTTAATCTAAATCTTAAATCAGTGGACAAAGGCCTTGGTAAATTAGTAATATAACTGGTTATTATAGCAAAGAGTATCCATTTCTATGGGGCAGACCTTTTTGAAAGTACATAGCAGCCATAACGGGAGTAAACAGAGATAGTTTCTCAGTGAAACTCCATGTTTGGTGAGTAACAAACttaagttggctagctagcaagcaagggataagaacgtagCCAGCCATCATTGCAACGGAATTtttagaacaaacgactgggtcaTGTCCATAGATTTACAACAGAAAGACTTAATGAGTCCCTGTCAACTGAACCGGTAGAACTAATaatgaccagccggcttgggtagcaaccataGATTTGTTTTGGGACTAGATCTCGTGGAAttatgaaatagtatgaataaattcatcaaaataaaacgtttttttatgaaaatatgtatattatttgaatatgttggtaaccctcTTGTACACAAGTGATAATGCCACAGAAGCCGGTGCTGATATTATATTGGCACCCT
This genomic interval from Salvelinus alpinus chromosome 6, SLU_Salpinus.1, whole genome shotgun sequence contains the following:
- the LOC139578313 gene encoding methyl-CpG-binding domain protein 3-like isoform X4 — protein: MDKNDPTGKKFRSKPQLARYLGNQMDLSSFDFRTGKMLMSKLNKNRQRLRYDNNNQTKGKPDLNTSLPVRQTASIFKQPVTKVTNHPSNKVKTDPQKAVDQPKQLFWEKKLGGLNAFDIAEELVKTMDLPKGLQGVGPGCTDKTLLSAIASALHTSAAPITGQLSAAVEKNPGVWLNTTQPLCKAFIVTDEDIRKQEELVYSVRKKLEEALMADMLAHVQEAASEGDSLNEGNDDMETV
- the LOC139578313 gene encoding methyl-CpG-binding domain protein 3-like isoform X5; this translates as MEKKRWDCSALPKGWQIEEVTRKSGLSAGKSDVYYYSRGKEEEEEEEEQRRERGEAGRLYSLCPTGKKFRSKPQLARYLGNQMDLSSFDFRTGKMLMSKLNKNRQRLRYDNNNQTKGKPDLNTSLPVRQTASIFKQPVTKVTNHPSNKVKTDPQKAVDQPKQLFWEKKLGGLNAFDIAEELVKTMDLPKGLQGVPAVLTEGLHSSGLTAAVNETIEEKVLVNPSISITSLR